The DNA window GTGACAATCTGCTGTTTCGCCTGATGCAGGGCAGTAAGCAGAGCAGGGTAATCCAGCGGTGGATAATCGGCATAGAACTTCTGTGCCAGCAGTCCGAGCTGGTTCCATTTAAAGCCGGTTTCCGGGAAGTCGATAGGCTGCCGGGTTTCGTCAAAAGTTATCCATTTGAGCACCAGTTCATTCCATCCCAGCAGATAGCAGACCAGATCGCGAACGCTCATCATTGTCCCCTGCGCGTGACCAGCCAGGGTCTTTTCGTTCGTTTTATTTTCAGGAATATGTGACAGGTAACCAGCCAGTTTTGCGAAGTTTTTCTCGATGGCTGCCAGTAGCTGATCCTGGGTTTGCGGTACGCTCATAGCGAGTTCCTTTCTAAGTGATTTGATTCCCGGAGGCGAAGCTGCGCATCTGTCCGGGCTACCCGTCTTCAGCCATCTGCGAACCGGTAGCCCGGGTAGGTGCTTGGCGCCGCCCTGGGGGGAAGCGCGCAGAGAATCAACCCAGCGCGTTCAGATGCTCTTCCAGACTACCGGTGTTCGCGGCGGCATTGATATGTTCAAAATAATCATACCAGCCGCTGGCGGCGATACCAGCCAACAGCGCATCGCGGGCCTGAGCGTCGGGAAAACGCCAGATGCCTAAAAAACGGTGTGGGGAGGCTTTATCGATAGCGGTATCGGTCTGCGCCAGCGTCAGGAGTTCGACGCCCCATTGCGCGAGACCGCTCATCCCAGACTGAATGCCATTGATAAACTGCTGACGCTGCTCCACAGACAGCGCGTGCCAGGCGGAGTTAGGGGTATAAAGTTCGACTAAATAGTGAGACATAACGGGTGACTCCTTTGGGTTGATATCCAGATCATGAGAGACTTTTTCCTGCCAGCGTACCGGCGGCGACTTTCGCCAACAGTTCGGATAGCTGGATGCGTTCCTGCGCTGAGAGATGGCTGAATAAGCCAGCAATCCACCGGCCGTGCTGGGCGAAGACGCTGCCGATAAGCTGCTTGCCCTCAGGGGTTAATGCGATACGCATGGCCCGGCCATCAAGAGGGTCGGCGTGGCGCTCAATTAACTGGTCACGCTCAAGGCCGTTAAGCAGCCCGGTAATGGTTGCCCGGGTGACGCCTGCTTTTTCCGCCAACACGTTGGGAGCGAGGCCGTCGGTTGCGGCATCGAGCAAAAACAGCAGCACGAAACGTCCCTCGGATAATCCCCACGGAGCCAGCAGCGTTGCGCAATCGCGGTCGATGGCAGCCGCTAACGACAGAGTTTGAAAACAGAGGCGGATATTGTCGACGTCAGCAAGCTGATGACGCTCGGCCTCCTGCAGCAGCGAAAGGTATTTTTGTTCAAGTTCCATATCAGCCTCAGCTATATAGTATGGTGCCTAACTATATGGCTGAAGCGATAGACGATCAAGCGAAAATGTGGAGGTTGATGACAAACCTGGTCTGAACGCCGAGCCTGATTTTGCCGGATGGCGGCTGACGCCATACCCGGCCTTGAACATTTCCCGGAGGCGATGCTGCGCATCTGTCCGGGCTACCCGTCTTCAGACGTCTGCGATCCCGTAGCCCGGGCAAGGCGCTTTGCGCCGCCCCCGGGAAGAAGACCGCAGGGTGTTGCCGAATTATCCCGGAGGCGATGCTGCGCATCTGTCCGGGCTACCCGTCTTCAGACGTCTGCGATCCCGTAGCCCGGGCAAGGCGCTTGCGCCGCCCCCGGGAAGAAGACCGCAGGGTGTTGCCGAATTATCCCGGAGGCGATGCTGCGCATCTGTCCGGGCTACCGATCTCAACAATCTGCGGGTCGGCAAGGTTTACTCTTCCGGGGTATTAGCCTGTACGCGGCGACCGCTGGCGACAAAATTGCCAGTGCCGAGATGATGCAGGGTATTGATCTTATCGTCGTCGAACTGCCAGCGACCGGTGACGAACGCGCGCTCATCGGCAGCGGCGGAAACCACCTCGCCAAACAGAGTGTCGTACTGCTCCTGAGCCGCCGTTGGCGGCAGCAGGCGGCACTCCATCCACGCCAGACATTTCTCTTCGATCAGCGGCAATCCCAGCTCCGGGCCTTGCACTACCGGAATGCCGTAAGCGTTAAATTTATCCTCATCGCGCCCGCTGATGCTACCGACCGCGTAGGTCCAGCTTGCGGCCTCCACGCCAGGGACGACGATGCCGAAGGTACCGTTGCGCTCAATAATTTCCCGCGTCCAGGCGCTTTTATCCACCACGATAGCCAGCCTCGGTGGTGCAAACTCCACCGGCATCGACCACGCGGCGGCCATGACGTTACGGCGTTGAGACTGGGTGTCATAGCTGGTTATCAGAATGGTCGGGCCATGATTAAGCAGGCGACTGGCGTACTGGAGTTCCACGTGGCGAAAACGGCTCATATGCGTTCCTTGGTAAATGGGTCTGATGCCAGACCACACGTTAATCCGCAATGAAAATGTAATCAATACGTCATACAGGCTCCCTATAGTCGGCGGCACGATACCCTAAATAATTCGAGTTGCAGGCAGGCGGCAAGTGAGCGAATCCCCTGGAGCTTACTTTGGTAAGTGACTGGGGTGAACGAATGCGGCCAACGCACATGCAACTTGAAGAATGACGGGTAAAAGTCCCAAAGAGGATAACAATATGGTAGCTCCCCTGAATTTATCTCAGGTGAGCGCGGCCCGGCGGATGTTGACCGCGGGTAGAGCATCGCTTTCCCAATGGGGAGGGCGATAATGCGCGCGCTTACCAGCATTAAACTCGACGGCGTTTCGTTCGCCTTCGGTGCCAACACCGTTCTTAATCAGATCAGTCTGCATATCGATGCGGGCAGCATCGTTGCGCTGCTGGGGCCTTCTGGCTGCGGCAAAAGTACGCTGCTGCGCCTGCTGGCAGGATTAACAGTTCCCGCCAGCGGCAACATTCACTTCGGCGATCGCCTGGTGGCGAAAACCGGCTGGGGAATGCCCCCGGAGCAGCGCGATCTCGGCATGGTCTTCCAGGATTACGCTCTGTGGCCGCATATGACGGCTGCGCAGAACGTAGCTTTTCCGCTGCGTATGCGCGGTGTAGCGCGCCGCGAACGGCAAAAGCGGGTTATGGAAGCACTGGCGCTGGTTGGTCTCAACGGCTTCGCCGAGCGTAAACCGTCGGGGCTTTCCGGCGGCCAGCAGCAGCGCGTCGCCCTGGCCCGCGCTATCGTCGCTGAACCCCGCGTGCTGCTGTTCGACGAACCGCTCTCCAATCTCGATAGCGAACTGCGCGAGTCGTTGTGCGTCGAAATGAGCCGCCTGCTGCGCCAGTTAGGCATCACCGCCGTCTACGTCACCCATGACCGTCGCGAAGCAGAACTGCTGGCTGACAAGATTGTTCATTTATCTGCGGGCAGCATTGCCGCCGTCCGCGCCGTTACTTCATCCTCAGGGGAATCTGCATGAAAACCGTTATGACCGTTAAGAAAGGAGTTGCGCTCGCGATTATGTTGTCTGCTACCATGATATCCAGCGCCCACGCGCTGACCGTATACACCGCTGGTCCGGGCTCTCTGGCGAAAAGTCTCGCCAGCGGCTATGAGAAGAAAACCGGGGTTAAGGTGAATATTTTCCAGGCCACCACCGGCAAGGTGATGGCGCGTCTGGAAGCCGAACAGGCGAATCCACAGGCTGACGTGCTGATCTCCGCATCCTGGGACACGGCGGAGGATTTGCATAACCGTGGCTGGCTACTACCGTATCAGAGCGCTAATGCCGATAAGATTCCGGCGAATCTGAAATCCGCTGATTACGTCGCTCAGGGTATTTCGGCGTTGGGGATCGTCTGGAACACCAAAAGCGGCACCCCGGAGCCGAAAGAGTGGCGCGATCTGACCGAAGCCGCGTTCAAAGATAAAGTCACCACGCCGGACCCGGCGCTCTCCGGCGCATCACTGGATTTGCTGATCGGGTTACAGAATGGCATGGGCGATAAAGCCTGGGCGCTGTTTGACGACCTGAAGAAGAACGGCATGGTGGTCAGCGGGCCAAATGCCCAGGCGGTAACGCCTGTTATGCAGGGGGCGAAAGCCGCGGTGTTCGGCGCGGTGGATTATGTCTCTTACGGCAATATTCATCAGGGCGAATCGCTGAAGGTGATTTTCCCGGCCAGCGGTACGGTTATCGCGCCGCGCCCAATGATGATCCTCAAAACCAGCCAGCATGCTGACGATGCCAAAGCCTTTGTTGACTATGTCCTGTCGCCGGAAGGTCAGACGCTGGTCGCCGATGCCTGGCTGATGCCCGCCCGTAGCGATGTTCAGGCGAAACGTCCGTTGCTCAATGAGCTGAAAATTCTGCCGACCACCAGCGATGGCAACAGTGAACGTAGCGCGGTCCTCTCACGTTTTAATTCGCTTTTCGCGCAATAAACCGATTTCCCCGGGTGGCGAAAGCGTGCTCGGGCAAAAAGTAGCCTGGTCAGCGTAGCGCCACCGGGAAGATGCAACGCTGAGGCATCAGGCCCGGTGCATCTCCCGGAGGCGGCGCTGGTGCGCCTGTCCGGGCTACCGGATCGCAGACGGCTGTGAAGTTGTGGATTGTTTCCAGGAAAATACCGTGAAACAGAAACTTATTTCGACGGGAACGCTAACGGCGCTGCTGGTGCTGGTGGCGTTGCCGCTCTTCTTTATTGTGCTTCAAGCTATTTTTCCCCAGTTTAGCGCCGGTTCGCTGGACGGCGCGTTTAGCGGCGTATCGACGCTGATTGACGACCCGCAGCTGACGACGATGCTTGGCGGCACCCTGTGGGTAGCCTGCGGCGTGGCGCTGATGAGCGTGATTATCGGTTTGCCGCTGGGCGTGCTGCGCGGATTGTTTAACTTGCCGCTACCCCGCCTGTGGGATCTGCTATTTCTGATCCCCTTTCTTACGCCGCCCTATATCGCTGCGCTGTCATGGATGCTGGTGCTGCAAAGCAACGGCTATCTGCAACAACTGACCGGCTGGGATCTGAACGATCTGCTGTTCAGCCGCAGCGGGATCGTGCTGGTGATGACCCTCAACATCTTCCCGGTGGTCTATTTTGCGGTCTCGCGCAGCCTGCTGGCGAGCGGTCAGCGGCTGGCGATAGTGGCGCGGGTGCACGGGGCCAGCGCCTGGCGGGCGTTCTGGCATATCACGTTGCCGATGCTTTCTCCGGCGCTGGCGGCGGGGATGCTGCTGGCGTTTACCCTCGCCATTGAAGAGTACGGCGTTCCGGCGGCCCTCGGTTCACGGGCAGGGCTGGTGATGCTCACCGTCGGGATAGAGAAAAAGCTCGCCGACTGGCCTATCGACCTGCCGGGTGCGTCGCTGCTGTCATTGCTGCTGATTGCGGTAGCGCTGCTGGCCTGGTGGCTGCAAAAGCGGCTGATTGGCGATAAGGAAGTGACCAGCGTCACCGGCAAGCCGGGAGAGAACAGCGGGGCGGATTTGGGCTGGATGACGCTTCCGGCGGT is part of the Klebsiella huaxiensis genome and encodes:
- a CDS encoding MarR family winged helix-turn-helix transcriptional regulator: MELEQKYLSLLQEAERHQLADVDNIRLCFQTLSLAAAIDRDCATLLAPWGLSEGRFVLLFLLDAATDGLAPNVLAEKAGVTRATITGLLNGLERDQLIERHADPLDGRAMRIALTPEGKQLIGSVFAQHGRWIAGLFSHLSAQERIQLSELLAKVAAGTLAGKSLS
- a CDS encoding DUF6616 family protein; translation: MSHYLVELYTPNSAWHALSVEQRQQFINGIQSGMSGLAQWGVELLTLAQTDTAIDKASPHRFLGIWRFPDAQARDALLAGIAASGWYDYFEHINAAANTGSLEEHLNALG
- a CDS encoding ABC transporter permease, with translation MKQKLISTGTLTALLVLVALPLFFIVLQAIFPQFSAGSLDGAFSGVSTLIDDPQLTTMLGGTLWVACGVALMSVIIGLPLGVLRGLFNLPLPRLWDLLFLIPFLTPPYIAALSWMLVLQSNGYLQQLTGWDLNDLLFSRSGIVLVMTLNIFPVVYFAVSRSLLASGQRLAIVARVHGASAWRAFWHITLPMLSPALAAGMLLAFTLAIEEYGVPAALGSRAGLVMLTVGIEKKLADWPIDLPGASLLSLLLIAVALLAWWLQKRLIGDKEVTSVTGKPGENSGADLGWMTLPAVLFMAGIGGLAVLLPGASMVLTSLMGTLSGGIHADNFTFRHFDALFAQQGDALSALGTSLSLALASALIVGLVGMLAAWLVLVQKIKGSAIVDALSLMPAALPGVVVGVGLILLWNQPFWPVSPYNTWFMLLLSYCCLLLPWPVRYVGSALRQLGNNLEPAARVHGATPLQALRLIVLPLVFPALLAAMLMVFAVASRELVTSLLLAPAGTQTVAVFIWRQFEQGSVGQGMAMASLTLFTGLALMLSALALMQRGTRE
- a CDS encoding ClbS/DfsB family four-helix bundle protein; this encodes MSVPQTQDQLLAAIEKNFAKLAGYLSHIPENKTNEKTLAGHAQGTMMSVRDLVCYLLGWNELVLKWITFDETRQPIDFPETGFKWNQLGLLAQKFYADYPPLDYPALLTALHQAKQQIVTCIEARDDNTLYGQPWYGKWTLGRMISFNTSSPYANACGRLRKWAKEQNVPLK
- a CDS encoding flavin reductase family protein, coding for MSRFRHVELQYASRLLNHGPTILITSYDTQSQRRNVMAAAWSMPVEFAPPRLAIVVDKSAWTREIIERNGTFGIVVPGVEAASWTYAVGSISGRDEDKFNAYGIPVVQGPELGLPLIEEKCLAWMECRLLPPTAAQEQYDTLFGEVVSAAADERAFVTGRWQFDDDKINTLHHLGTGNFVASGRRVQANTPEE
- a CDS encoding ABC transporter substrate-binding protein, with protein sequence MKTVMTVKKGVALAIMLSATMISSAHALTVYTAGPGSLAKSLASGYEKKTGVKVNIFQATTGKVMARLEAEQANPQADVLISASWDTAEDLHNRGWLLPYQSANADKIPANLKSADYVAQGISALGIVWNTKSGTPEPKEWRDLTEAAFKDKVTTPDPALSGASLDLLIGLQNGMGDKAWALFDDLKKNGMVVSGPNAQAVTPVMQGAKAAVFGAVDYVSYGNIHQGESLKVIFPASGTVIAPRPMMILKTSQHADDAKAFVDYVLSPEGQTLVADAWLMPARSDVQAKRPLLNELKILPTTSDGNSERSAVLSRFNSLFAQ
- a CDS encoding ABC transporter ATP-binding protein, with translation MMRALTSIKLDGVSFAFGANTVLNQISLHIDAGSIVALLGPSGCGKSTLLRLLAGLTVPASGNIHFGDRLVAKTGWGMPPEQRDLGMVFQDYALWPHMTAAQNVAFPLRMRGVARRERQKRVMEALALVGLNGFAERKPSGLSGGQQQRVALARAIVAEPRVLLFDEPLSNLDSELRESLCVEMSRLLRQLGITAVYVTHDRREAELLADKIVHLSAGSIAAVRAVTSSSGESA